The Polyangium mundeleinium genome contains the following window.
CTCGTGCTGGACGCCCCCGAGAACGTGGGCATGTCCTTCGCGCGGCTGCAGGACGCGTTTGCGCGCCTCGAGCGCCGCGTGAACGACGAGGCCTTCCCGGGATTCGCGGCCCTCGTGGCGCGGCACGGCAAGATCGTCGCGGAGCACGCGTACGGCAAGAAGGTCCGCGGGGGCGGCGACCCCGTCACGCTCGACACTCTCTTTGACCTCGAATCAATGACGAAGGTCGTGTCGACGGCCATTTCGGTGCTCGTCCTCGTCGACCAGGGCAAGCTCCGCCTCGACGATCCGGTTGTCAAGTACCTGACGACGTTCAAGGGGGAGGGGAAGGAGCGGGTGACGGTGCGGGACATGCTCCGGTATTCGTCGGGGCTGCCGCTCGACAACCGTATCTACGAGGGGAAGCCGGACGAGATATGGCGGAAAATGGCGGCGACACCACTCGAATATCCACCAGGGACGAAGGTCGAATACAGCGACCTCACGTATCGCCTGCTCGGCAAGCTCGTGGAGGTGGCCTCGGGCACGACGCTCGACGTGGTCGCCCGTGACCATGTGTGGCGGCCGCTCGGAATGGTCGACACGACGTACAATCCTCCCCCGGCGCTCCTGCCGCGCATCGCGGCGACGGGCCCCACGGAGCGGCGCAGCGCGGTCGTGCGGGGCGCGGTGCAGGATGATCTGGACTTTCTGCTCGGCGGCGTGTGCGGCTGCGACGGCGCGTTCTCCACGGTGAAGGACGTGGCCACGTTTTGCCAGATGGTGCTCAGCGGCGGCACGTATGCCGGAAGGCGCATCCTCGCGCCGGAGCTCGCCGCCGAGATGGTCGCGGATCAGACGCCGTTCGTCGACGCGGGCAAGACGGACACGTCGCCGCTGATGAACCTGATGTCGACGCCGAAGGGCTTTGGCTGGGAGCTCTTCACGCCGCGATTTTCGAACGGCGGCACGCGCCTCTCGCCGGGCTCGTATGGCAAGGCGGGCGGCGCGGGCACGTACATGTGGGTCGATCCTTCGCGGCAGCTCTTCGCCGTCCTGCTCACGAACCACGGCCTGCCCCAGCCCTTCGACGAGCGCGGGTGGGATCGGCTCCTCGACACGACGAGCTGCGGGGAATTCTTCGACGGCGTGGTCGGAGCCGTGACCGACGGCGCCTGAGCTCTTCGCCTCGCCGGGCTGATCCGCCTCTCCACCGCAGGCTCGGCGTTCCTCCGCCTCCTTCCAGAGGCGATCTCCTGGCGCAAGCCTGCCGCTCGACCGCGTGTCGGACACGGTCCGATTCGAAGGGTTGCATCGTGGCTCGCCCGCGACGTAACGAGGAATCCCGGCGCGTCCTCTCGCCGTCTCTTTCCAAGAAGGAACTCACGTGATGAATCATCGATTCTATCGACCGCGGTGGCTCGGGCCGCTCGTTTTGCTTGCGGGCGCCTGTGGCGTCGATTCCTCGGGGATGGGCGCAGGAGGCGACGGGGGCGGGCAGGCCGCGAGTCCGGCGTCGGAGGAGACGGCCGAGGCGCGGGAAGCGTTGACGGCGGGAGCGGGCAGCCTGGGTGACTGCAACGGGAATCCGGCGCGCTGCGCGGCGGTGAGCCTTGCTGCGGGCTACTTCCACACCGTGGCGCTGAAGTCGGACGGCACCGTCTGGGCCTGGGGATACAACAACCTCGGTCAGATCGGGGACAACACCACCACCGAACGACTCACGCCTGTGCCTGTGGACGGGCTGAGCGGCGTCACCGCGGTCGCGACGGGCGTCGAACACACCGTGGCGCTGAAGGCGGACGGCACGGTCTGGGCCTGGGGGCGAAACTACGAAGGCGAGCTCGGCGACAACACCACCACCAATCGACTCACGCCCGTGCAAGTGAGCGGGCTGAGCGGTGTCGCCGCGGTGGCGACGGGCAACTACCACACGGTCGCGCTGAAGTCGGACGGCACGGTCTGGGCCTGGGGGCGTAACTACGAAGGCCAGCTCGGCGACAACACGACCACCGACCGACTCACGCCCGTGCAAGTGAGCGGGCTCAGCGGCATCACCGCGGTGACGGCGGGCCACACACACACCCTCGCGCTGAAGTCGGACGGCACGGTCTGGGCCTGGGGGCGAAACTTCTTCGGCCAGCTCGGCGACAACACGACCACCGACCGACACAAGCCCGTGAAAACGAGCAGTCTGAGCGGCATCACCGCGGTGGCGGCGGGTGCAAGCCACAGCGCGGCGCTGAAATCGGACGGCACGGTCCACGCCTGGGGGCGCAATGTCAGTGGCCAGCTCGGGGACGGCACGGCCACCGATCGACGCACTCCGGTGAAAACAATTGGAATCGTAGGCGTGGTCGCGGTGGTGACGGGCTACGACCACACCTTGGCGCTGAAGTCGGACGGCACGGTCCACGCCTGGGGGGACAACCTCAGAAGCCAGCTCGGAGACGGCTCGACCAGCGACAAACATCTGCCCGAACAGCTGAATTTGAGTGACATCACCGCGGTGGCGGGGGGCTACGCGCACAGCGTGGTGCTGACGTCGGACGGTACGGTGTGGACCTGGGGGTACAACCTCCATGGTCAGCTTGGCGACGCTACGACCGTCAATCACAGCACGGCTGTGCAAACGAGCGGACTCAGCCTCTTCTCGATGTGCGGCGCCATGGCGGCATGCGACGTGGGGACGGGCGCATGTGTCACCGCGCCGATGCCGAACGGGACGGCATGCAACGACGGCAATGCTTGCACACAGGTGGACACGTGCCAGTCGGGCACCTGCGCCGGCGCGAGCCCGGTGATGTGCGCAGCGTCCGACCAATGCCATGTCGCGGGCACCTGCAACCCCGCGACGGGCGTGTGCTCCGGTAATCCGTCGAAGCCCAACGGCACGTCGTGCAACGATGGCAATGCCTGCACGCAGACGGACACGTGCCAGTCGGGTACGTGCATCGGCGCGAGCCCGGTGACCTGCGTGGCACCGGACCAATGCCACGATGCGGGCATCTGCGATGTCGCGACGGGCCTATGCTCCACACCGGCAAAGGCCGATGGGGCGGGATGCGACGATGGCGACGCGTGCACGCAAACGGACACGTGCCAGAATGGGATGTGCACCGGAGCCAACGAGCTTGTCTGCCCGCCGGTGGGCGAGTGCGAAGTTGGGCTCTGCAACCCGGTCAATGGGGTGTGCTCACCGATCCCCAAGCCGGATAACACACCTTGTGCAGGCGGGGTTTGCCTCGCCGGCGTGTGCCAGATCGAGGGACCGACGTCGAGCTCGAGCGCGACCGGGACCGGCGGTGGCGGCGGTGGCGGCGGCAGCGCGACCGGGAGCGGCGGTGGCGGCGGTAGCGGAGGCAGCGGGACCGGGAGCGGCGGTGGCGGCGGCAGCGGCGGCAGCGCGACCGGGACCGGCGGTGGCGGCGGCAGCGGCGGTAGCGCGACCGGGACCGGCGGGAGCGGCGGCAGCGGCGGCAGCGCGACCGGGACCGGCGGGATGATGGCGACGAGCACGACCACGGGTGCAGGCGCAGGCGGTAGCGCCGGGGAAATCCCGTCGAGCGAGAGTGGCTGTGGCGCCTGCGTCGTCGGGGGCGGCTCGGCGAACGGAGCCCCCTGGATCGGTCTTGGGCTCTTGCTCGC
Protein-coding sequences here:
- a CDS encoding RCC1 domain-containing protein; protein product: MNHRFYRPRWLGPLVLLAGACGVDSSGMGAGGDGGGQAASPASEETAEAREALTAGAGSLGDCNGNPARCAAVSLAAGYFHTVALKSDGTVWAWGYNNLGQIGDNTTTERLTPVPVDGLSGVTAVATGVEHTVALKADGTVWAWGRNYEGELGDNTTTNRLTPVQVSGLSGVAAVATGNYHTVALKSDGTVWAWGRNYEGQLGDNTTTDRLTPVQVSGLSGITAVTAGHTHTLALKSDGTVWAWGRNFFGQLGDNTTTDRHKPVKTSSLSGITAVAAGASHSAALKSDGTVHAWGRNVSGQLGDGTATDRRTPVKTIGIVGVVAVVTGYDHTLALKSDGTVHAWGDNLRSQLGDGSTSDKHLPEQLNLSDITAVAGGYAHSVVLTSDGTVWTWGYNLHGQLGDATTVNHSTAVQTSGLSLFSMCGAMAACDVGTGACVTAPMPNGTACNDGNACTQVDTCQSGTCAGASPVMCAASDQCHVAGTCNPATGVCSGNPSKPNGTSCNDGNACTQTDTCQSGTCIGASPVTCVAPDQCHDAGICDVATGLCSTPAKADGAGCDDGDACTQTDTCQNGMCTGANELVCPPVGECEVGLCNPVNGVCSPIPKPDNTPCAGGVCLAGVCQIEGPTSSSSATGTGGGGGGGGSATGSGGGGGSGGSGTGSGGGGGSGGSATGTGGGGGSGGSATGTGGSGGSGGSATGTGGMMATSTTTGAGAGGSAGEIPSSESGCGACVVGGGSANGAPWIGLGLLLALRRRRQSARVGARP
- a CDS encoding serine hydrolase domain-containing protein, giving the protein MGQVTSPFDRRRLLQGFGALFLASACCPTPASGGAETKVAPRPPAPSTGPLVLDAPENVGMSFARLQDAFARLERRVNDEAFPGFAALVARHGKIVAEHAYGKKVRGGGDPVTLDTLFDLESMTKVVSTAISVLVLVDQGKLRLDDPVVKYLTTFKGEGKERVTVRDMLRYSSGLPLDNRIYEGKPDEIWRKMAATPLEYPPGTKVEYSDLTYRLLGKLVEVASGTTLDVVARDHVWRPLGMVDTTYNPPPALLPRIAATGPTERRSAVVRGAVQDDLDFLLGGVCGCDGAFSTVKDVATFCQMVLSGGTYAGRRILAPELAAEMVADQTPFVDAGKTDTSPLMNLMSTPKGFGWELFTPRFSNGGTRLSPGSYGKAGGAGTYMWVDPSRQLFAVLLTNHGLPQPFDERGWDRLLDTTSCGEFFDGVVGAVTDGA